The Erythrolamprus reginae isolate rEryReg1 chromosome 5, rEryReg1.hap1, whole genome shotgun sequence genome window below encodes:
- the CALHM2 gene encoding calcium homeostasis modulator protein 2: MAALIAENFRFLSLFFKSKDVMIFNGLVALGTVGSQEVFSVVAFHCPCSPTRNYIYGLAAIGVPALALFVIGVIWNNHTWNLVAECHKRGTKNFSAAANFLIFGSVMGRAAVAPITWSVISLLRGEAYICALSEFQDPTTLDRFPPGYGPEILARFPCEDEPANMTHFKDEVTRRLRYESQLFGWMLIGGVAVVVFITKCLKHCCSPLSYRQEAYWNQYRSNEARLFHQTAEVHSKIVAANSVKNFFGFVHLDKEDQELVQAYNVQNVQPRIQWDAITGVYIYRENNGYPLYSRLHKWAKNVMGNSSNPDSQETAFLAT, encoded by the exons ATGGCTGCTCTTATTGCTGAAAATTTCCGCTTTCTTTCACTCTTCTTCAAAAGTAAAGATGTGATGATTTTCAATGGCTTGGTGGCTCTGGGTACTGTCGGAAGCCAAGAAGTGTTCTCGGTGGTTGCATTCCACTGTCCATGTTCCCCAACTCGGAATTACATCTACGGTCTGGCTGCCATAGGAGTGCCTGCTCTGGCCTTGTTCGTGATCGGTGTGATCTGGAACAACCACACTTGGAACTTAGTGGCTGAATGTCACAAGCGAGGAACCAAGAACTTTTCTGCAGCAGCTAATTTCTTGATCTTTGGATCTGTCATGGGAAGGGCTGCGGTGGCTCCTATCACATGGTCAGTGATCTCACTACTTCGTGGAGAAGCCTATATCTGTGCCTTGAGTGAATTCCAGGATCCCACTACCCTGGATCGTTTTCCACCTGGCTATGGACCAGAAATCCTGGCCAGGTTTCCTTGTGAAGATGAGCCAGCCAACATGACACATTTTAAGGATGAAGTTACAAGACGATTAAGATATGAGTCAcag CTCTTTGGATGGATGCTCATTGGTGGGGTGGCAGTTGTTGTGTTCATCACCAAGTGCCTGAAGCATTGCTGCTCACCCCTCAGCTACCGCCAAGAAGCCTACTGGAACCAATACCGCTCTAATGAAGCTAGGCTGTTCCATCAGACTGCTGAGGTACATTCCAAGATTGTGGCTGCCAACAGCGTCAAAAACTTCTTTGGATTTGTACATTTAGATAAAGAGGACCAGGAACTAGTCCAAGCATATAATGTTCAAAATGTTCAGCCCCGGATACAATGGGATGCCATCACTGGAGTCTACATCTATCGAGAGAATAATGGCTACCCTCTCTATAGCCGCCTGCATAAGTGGGCCAAAAATGTAATGGGAAACTCCTCTAATCCTGATAGCCAGGAAACAGCCTTCCTAGCTACCTAA